TGGTGATATGATGTGGATTCACTCACCACAAGGCACTAAGATCAAAGTAAAATGTGTCCATAATCATTCAGTTACACCAGATAGAATTTGCTTGCCTTATAATTTTGCAGGTATTATGCAAGGAGTGGATTTAAGTTACAATTATCCTGAAGGTACTAAACCTTATACTATAGGGGAAAGTTCTAACACGGTTACTAACTATGGTTTTGATATAAATACGCAAATTTCTGAGTTTAATGCAGGACTTTGCAGACTTGAAAAGGCTTAAGGGGTAAGTTATGGCTAGAATGAAATTTTATGTAGATAATAATCGCTGTATTTCTTGCTTTGCTTGTCAAGTAGCTTGTTCAAGTGCGCATGAAGTGCCAGTGGGAATTAACAGAAGAAAGGTAATCACTCTAAATGAAGGTATAGAAGGCAAAGAGTTTTCAACAACTCTTGCTTGCCAACACTGTACAGACGCTCCATGCGAGCAAGTTTGTCCTGTAAAATGCTTTTATATTAGAGCTGATGGTATTGTTTTACATGATAAAAAAACTTGTATAGGTTGTGGGTATTGTCTTTATGCATGTCCTTTTGGTGCTCCACAATTTCCAAGAGATGGTGCCTTTGGCATTAAGGGTGAAATGGATAAATGTACTATGTGTGCAGGTGGTCCTGAGCCTACTAACTCTCATGAAGAAAGAGAACTTTATGGGCAAAATCGTATCGCAGAAGGTAAAGTGCCTATGTGTGCTGCAGTTTGTTCTACAAATGCACTTTTGGTTGGTGATGCAGCTGAAGTTAGTGCAATGTATAGAAAAAGAGTTTTACTTAAGGGTCAAAATTTAGGACTTGATGTAAAATAACTCAAAGGGTGTTTGCAAACACCCTTTTTACTACTTATAATCCAAGGTTAATTCATGGAAGAGCTAATTTTACAAATTCAAAAAAATCTTGATGAAAATAATAAGCTTACTTGTAAAAAAGCACTAGAACTTTTAAAACAATACTCTAAAGAAGATTTTCAAGCTACTATAAAAGAATTAGGTATAAAAATTTCAGATTGTGAGCTAGGTCAATTTGGCAAGTTAAATAAAAATATAGCAAAAAGTGAAATTTTAGAAAAATTAGAAACAAAATTAGATTCCAAGCGTCGCATATCATGTAAAGATGCTTTAGAATGCGCTAAAGACTTTAATATGGCTGATATGAGAGCTACGCTTAAAACCTATAAGATTGATGTTAAATATTGTGAACTTGGTTGCTTTGAAGAAAAAAAGGGTAAAAAATTTCATATAAAAAGTAAAATTTGGGTAGAAAATTCTGATGGAGAATTGCTTTTTGGTAAAGGTAAAACAGATATTTTAGAATTAGTGGGAGAATGTGGAAGTATTTCCCAAGCGGCCAAACAACTAGGGATTAATTATAAAAAAGCATGGCTTTATATACAAGATTTAGAAAAAAATATGAAAGAAGAATTACTTATTGCTAAAAAAGGAAGAGGAAGTGAATCGGGTAGCAAACTTACTCCAAGAGCTTATGAGTTAATTCAAAATTTTAAAATTTTACAACAAGATATAGAAGAATATACTAATAAACGCTTTAAAGAATTATTTTTCAAGAAAAATCAAGAAAAAGATAAAACTTAATTTGAATACAAGTTATAACAATATATCATTAAATAAAAAAGGCAAAAGATGAAAATTGATTGTAGAGATTTAGCTTGTCCACGTCCTGTGATAGAAACAAAAAAAGCTTTAGAAGAGTTAAAAGAAAATGAAAATTTAGAAATTCTTTTAAATTCTCAAGCTTCTAAAGAAAATGTAATGAGATTTTTAAAATCTTTAAATTTGGAATTTAATGTTAAAGATTTAGATGATGAGAGTATTATTAGCATTGTAAAAGATGGCAATATAGTTCATAATCAAGAACAAAATTTACAAGAATATAATGTGTTGTTTTTAAAAAGCGATAGAGTAGGCGAGGGAGAACTTGGAAAAAATTTAATGCTAGGCTTTTTAAAAACATTAAAAGATTTACCTAATAAACCTGTAAAAATTCTTTGTGTTAATGATAGTGTTTTGATGAATACTGATTGCTCTCATATGGCATTTGAAGCCATGAAAGAACTTGAAAATTTAGGAGTTGAAATTTATAGTTGCGGGGCATGTTTGGAATTTTTTGGTAAAAGCAAAGAACTTAAAATAGGTAAAATAGGTAATGCTTATGAAATTTTAAATGAACTTTTTGGAAAGGCAAAGATTATTTCTTTATGACATATAAAGATCAAAAACTAACTCAATATGTAAAAGCTGCGGGTTGAGCTGCCAAATTAGACTCGGTGGGTCTTGACAAAATTCTTGGCATTTTAAAGCCGCATAAAAACATTTTAAGTGGTATTGATAATAACGAAGATGCAAGTGTTTATAAGCTAAATGAAGATTTAGCTTTAGTGCAAACTCTTGATTTTATCACACCTGTGGTTGATAGTGCGTATCATTTTGGCGCTATAGCTGCTGCAAATGCCTTAAGCGATGTATTTGCTATGGGTGCTGAGGTGATTAATGCTTTAAATATTGTAGGCTTTGATGCTTGTCATTTTAATAATGAAATTTTACTTGAAGTGTTAGAAGGTGCTAGAGTTAAGGTTGAAGAAGCTGGTGCTGTGCTAGTAGGTGGGCATACTATAGAAAATGATGAATTTATTTTTGGTCTTAGCGTAACAGGTGTAGTTCATCCTAAGAAATTTATAGCCAATAATAGTGCAAAAGATGGTGATGTGATTTTACTTACTAAACCTATAGGTAGTGGTATTATTAGCACTGCTATCAAGGCTAGTTTGCTAGAAAAAGAAAAGATTTTAAAAGCAATAGAGCAAATGAGTTTTTTAAATCTTTATGCAAGTCGTATTTTGAGGGAATTTAAAAGTCTTAGTGCTTTAAGTGATGTGACAGGTTTTGGTCTTTTGGGACATTTAAAAGAAATGTTAAATAAAGAGATTATGATAGAAGTATATAAAAAGGAAATTCCTTTAATGGATGGAGTTTTATCAATGGCTAATATGGGGATTATCCCAGCAGGAGCTTATAAAAATAAAGATAGTCTAAAAATTTGGGTTAATAATTTAAATGAAAAAGATGAGGATATAGTGTATTTTGATCCTCAAACTTCAGGTGGACTTTTAGCTAGCATGAGTGAAAATGAAGCAATTGAAGCTTTAAAAATCTTGAGGGATCACAATATAGAAGCAAAGATTATTGCTAGATGTGTAAGAAATATTCATAATTATTTATTATTGTACTAATATTTTATTTACAATTAAAAATATATGTTTATATTTGTTACTTTTTTACATAAAAAAATAAATTACAAATAAATATATGTTGATTTTCGTTGCAATTTTTGTATCATAAATACATATTAACTATTAAAGTGGAGGAAAAAATGATACAAAAAGCTTTGCAATTAGCTGAAGAATTACAAAGAAAGATAGAAAGTAATATCTCTCAAAGCGAAAAAGAATTTCATGCCAAAATGCAAAAACTTTTAAACAATCCTAAAAATAAAGTAATGTTAATCGAGCTTTTAGATCGCTCTTTTAGATGTAAAGATAAAAGTGCGAGTTTTGAGCTTATAGAGCATACTTTAAACAAATATGGTATAGCTGATTTTTTTAGTGCTTTTGAAAAATTTTTACTTTTTTCATTTTTAAATTTTGGAAAATTTGCACCAACACTTAGTGTGCCATTTTTCATTAAGCATTTAAGAGAAGATACTAAAGCTATGGTTTTAGATGCAAATCCTAGTGTTTTAGAGCCTCATATGCGTAAAAGAAAAGATGAAGATAAAATCACTTTAAATGTAAATTTAATCGGTGAAGAAGTTTTAGGTGAAGCTGAGAGTGCTTATAGGATGAAAAAATACGAAGAAGCATTAAAAACAAGCTATATTACTTATATTTCTATTAAAATTACTACCATTTTTTCCCAAATCAATATCATTGATTTTGAATACTCTAAAGATGAGGTGGTAAAAAGATTGGATAAATTATATGCTCTTGCTTTAGAAGAAGAAAAAAAGCAGGGTGTGTCTAAATTTATTAATCTTGACATGGAGGAATTTAGAGATTTAGAATTAACCGTTGAAGCTTTTATGGAGAGTGTTGCAAAATACGATATTAAAGCAGGTATTGTTTTGCAAGCTTATTTACCTGATTCTTATGAGTATCTGAAAAAACTTTTTGCTTTTTCTAAAGAAAGAGTTTTAAAAGGTATGAAGCCTATAAAAATTCGCTTTGTTAAAGGAGCGAATATGGAAAGTGAAGAAACTATAGCTTCACAAAGAGGTTGGGCTCTACCTACTTTTTATAAAAAAATTGACACCGATAGTAACTATAAAAAAATGCTTGATTTTGTCTTAGAAGGAGATAATCATAAATATATTAATGTAGGTATTGCAAGTCATAATTTATTTGAAATTGCTTATGCTTATACTAGAATTTCACAAGCTGGAGCTTTATCATCTTTTACTTTTGAAATGCTTGAAGGTATGAGTCTACAATGCTCTTATGAGCTTTCTAAAATGCACGATCTTATACTTTATGCACCAGTTTGTGATGAAGCACATTTTAACAATGCTATTGCATACTTAGTAAGAAGACTTGATGAAAATACTAGTGAAGATAACTTCATGAGATATTTTTTCAATCTTAAAATTAATGATAAAAATTGGCAAACGCAAAAAGAATTATTTATAAAATCCTTAGAAGGTGTTGCTAGTTTGGATAATTCTACTCATAGAACTCAAGATAGAAATAATGAAACAAAGGCTATTAGTTCTTATGAGAGTAAAGAATTTAAAAACGAACCTGATACAGATTTTATCTTAAAAGCAAATAGAGAATGGGCTAAGGGTATAAGAGCTAAGTATGAAAATTTAGAAAATTATAATGTCTATCCAGTTGCAAAAGAAGAAATTAA
This genomic stretch from Campylobacter lari subsp. concheus harbors:
- a CDS encoding winged helix-turn-helix domain-containing protein produces the protein MEELILQIQKNLDENNKLTCKKALELLKQYSKEDFQATIKELGIKISDCELGQFGKLNKNIAKSEILEKLETKLDSKRRISCKDALECAKDFNMADMRATLKTYKIDVKYCELGCFEEKKGKKFHIKSKIWVENSDGELLFGKGKTDILELVGECGSISQAAKQLGINYKKAWLYIQDLEKNMKEELLIAKKGRGSESGSKLTPRAYELIQNFKILQQDIEEYTNKRFKELFFKKNQEKDKT
- the selD gene encoding selenide, water dikinase SelD, with protein sequence MTYKDQKLTQYVKAAGUAAKLDSVGLDKILGILKPHKNILSGIDNNEDASVYKLNEDLALVQTLDFITPVVDSAYHFGAIAAANALSDVFAMGAEVINALNIVGFDACHFNNEILLEVLEGARVKVEEAGAVLVGGHTIENDEFIFGLSVTGVVHPKKFIANNSAKDGDVILLTKPIGSGIISTAIKASLLEKEKILKAIEQMSFLNLYASRILREFKSLSALSDVTGFGLLGHLKEMLNKEIMIEVYKKEIPLMDGVLSMANMGIIPAGAYKNKDSLKIWVNNLNEKDEDIVYFDPQTSGGLLASMSENEAIEALKILRDHNIEAKIIARCVRNIHNYLLLY
- the fdh3B gene encoding formate dehydrogenase FDH3 subunit beta codes for the protein MARMKFYVDNNRCISCFACQVACSSAHEVPVGINRRKVITLNEGIEGKEFSTTLACQHCTDAPCEQVCPVKCFYIRADGIVLHDKKTCIGCGYCLYACPFGAPQFPRDGAFGIKGEMDKCTMCAGGPEPTNSHEERELYGQNRIAEGKVPMCAAVCSTNALLVGDAAEVSAMYRKRVLLKGQNLGLDVK
- the yedF gene encoding sulfurtransferase-like selenium metabolism protein YedF, which produces MKIDCRDLACPRPVIETKKALEELKENENLEILLNSQASKENVMRFLKSLNLEFNVKDLDDESIISIVKDGNIVHNQEQNLQEYNVLFLKSDRVGEGELGKNLMLGFLKTLKDLPNKPVKILCVNDSVLMNTDCSHMAFEAMKELENLGVEIYSCGACLEFFGKSKELKIGKIGNAYEILNELFGKAKIISL